GCTGCTGGTCCTGTCCCGAGGGTTAGTAGGTATCGGTGAAGCCAGCTACTCCACCATCGCACCCACCATCATCGGCGACTTGTTTACCAAGAACACCCGCACGCTTATGCTCTCGGTCTTCTATTTTGCCATCCCACTGGGCAGGTAAGTGTGGGGCGCCATGATTTGTGGGAAGAGTACCACGGTCCCCTTGAACTCACCAACCCTACATTAAGCAGACATGGAGGCAGGCAGCTGTAGAGGACTCCTGGACCTGCTCTTCCACAGGCTGGCTGGGTGGGAGGCCAACACGAACACTCCACTCAGCCCAGCTGTTCGCTCTGACATGTGTCTGTCTTCTCTGCAGTGGCCTGGGCTACATCACAGGTTCCAGCGTGAAGCAGGCAGCTGGAGACTGGCATTGGGCCCTGAGGGTAAGGTCTAGGTCCCCTTCTCTTTAGGCTCCCTGCTCCAGCCTTTGCCCCAAGAGAGCGGCGCAGCCCAGAGGCCAGGCTTTAATCTCCAGGCCCACTCCCTCACTAGCCTGGACTCTGAGGTCTTGTCCCTCGAGATCATTTCAGGCTGAGGTATCAGGGTAGCTAGACAGTCCTGTCACCCACAGGGCCCCAGTCCAGGGCTGAAACCCTACGCCCAGGCCCAGGGAGTGGAGAGGATGAGGATTCTCTCACCACATCAGGAAATTCCAGGTCCACAGCAGAGCTTCCTGCTTCCAGCCCTGGCTCTGTTCTAGGGCGAGGTTGGGACAGGACCTCTGTGTGGGGGCCTTTAGGGTCTGGAGCCACTTCCTGTTCTGTTGGAGGGTTGGGGCAATTCACCAAGGCCCTAGGACAGTGCAATCGGAGGAAACAGAGATTCCCCGTTTCTCAGAGGAACGGAAGCTCAAGACAAAGTGTTTTTTCCTcaaaagcaggaaggaagcagccaCCGTGGAATTTCATGGTGGGGGTGGTGAGCCATAGGGTAGAGGGCTTGCATGGAGCAGAGCTCCCAGGCCTGAGGGAAGCCAGCTTCTCTTTTCGCCTGGGCTGGTGTTTGGTTCTGTGTAGGGAGAGGCCTGGGGCCTTGTGTATTCTGTTCTTAACATGAGGCTGGACATAAGGAAGACCCAAAACCCATACAGAGGCCTGTAAAGAACAGGCCACATGTCTGGCCAGTCCCCACCTAATGTCCATGTTCGAGGGACACACCTTGGAATATTCCTAGCCCCGGGGGTTAGGCAATTTGGTATATGGCTCTCTACCCCAACAAACAAACTCTTCTGCTCAAAGACATCCTTCCCCATGCTTTTCATCTACCTCTCTTTTCTTACCCATCTACCCATtcagccacccacccacccattcacctACTTGTCCATCCACCCATGCACGCGTGCATCTATCTGTTTTCCCATCTAGTCTTcatctgttgagccatctctctttctcacttcccCCTtcacccctcctctttcttctttatctccctcttcttccccccttcccTGAAGTCTGTTGGTTTTCCTTGAACCTGTTTTCCTGCCCTGCCTTTGGTCTGGTTTGTCCACTTTGAGCCCCCTGTCCCCTTCCCTGGCCTCATCCTCAGCGGCTTTGCTCAGCCTTTCTTTTATTCAACTGGGCAAATATTAGCCTAAGAAAAGGACTTGGAGCCCAGATAAGAGCAGTTGCCCGGGCCCTCCTGGTCAGCACAGAGTCTATTTGACACTCAAGCTCCACATTTCCTGTCCTACCAGGTATCCCCTGTCCTGGGCATGATCACAGGAACACTCATCCTCATCCTGGTCCCAGCCACTAAGAGAGGCCATGCTGATCAACTTGGGGGGCAGCTGAAAGCACGGACCTCGTGGCTCCGAGACATGAAGGCTCTGATCCGAAAGTGAGTGCTACTGTGTGGACCGAGGTAGGAGGGGGCCTGGGTGAGAGCCCCAAGCGGTCCCCACACTCATCTGCCATCTCCACTGCCTGTAGTGCTGAATGACATTTTGGTCTGAGAGTTTATCGTTCCTGCATCCCTACTCCTCACCTGGGCCTGGAAAGAGCATTTCTATCTGGGGGAGACTGTGGGGGAATAGGCTGACTCCCCGGCCTCTTTGTGAAGGCTGCCTGCTGCGCCAACTCAGTGTCCCTCCCTGGATTCTTCCCAGCCGCAGCTACGTCTTTTCCTCCCTGGCCACATCTGCCGTGTCCTTCGCCACAGGAGCCCTAGGCATGTGGATTCCTCTCTATCTGCACCGTGCTCAAGTTGTACAAAAGACAGCAGAGATGTGCAACAGCCCACCTTGCGGAGCCAAAGACAGGTAAAGCCTGGATGCAAGGGACTGGGTGCCTCTGCCTCAACCATGGTCTTGTTCAAATCACACTCTACTGTCCTTtgtccccacagcctcatctTTGGGGCCATTACCTGCTTTACTGGCTTTCTGGGCGTGGTCACAGGTGCGGGAGCCACTCGCTGGTGCCGCCTGCGGACTCAGCGTGCTGACCCACTGGTGTGTGCTGTGGGCATGCTGGGATCTGCCATCTTCATCTGCCTCATCTTTGTGGCTGCCAAGACCAGCATTGTGGGCGCTTATGTGAGTCCTTGTAAGGATGGGGAGATGGGCTAGAGTTGCAGTCTGACTTCCAGGACCCTCTGTCCCCATAGGGAGGGTCCTGTGTCCCTGCCTTGTACCCCTCATGGTTGCTTTCCTCTCTATGAATAGATCTGCATCTTTGTTGGGGAGACACTGCTGTTTTCTAACTGGGCCATCACTGCAGACATCCTCATGGTAAGCCAGGAAGTCCACAGTCACCTTCTGCTGACTGACCCAGGCTTTTACATTTCATTGGGGGTAGTTTGGGCAGGCGAGTGAAGTGTTAACATTACTTGTCGGTGGGAGAGGTGAACCCAGAGGCAGGGAGTGGCTCAGAGATACATGGGGGTCAGATCTGGGAAGAGCCTGGAAACGGGGTTGAGCAGATAGATGCTGGGGTACAGGGGCAGGATTGTCTCCAGTTGCCAGTTAGTAGCTAGGAGAGCAGGCAGATAGATGTTGGGGTGCAGGGGCAGGGTTGTCTCCAGTTTCAGGTTTGTGGCTAGGAGGCTGGTGGTGCCAGGCTGGCACTGAGGTGGTGCTGCCTGCCAGCACTCCTCCCTCTGGAGTTGAGTGTCCTCACATTCTGCCTTGCCAGCTCAGGCTGGGTCCCAGGCTGGATCCCAGGCGTGCCGGCCGAGTGCCTGCGGCTGGCTGGACAAACAGAGGCTGTCTTTACGGGGACCAACAATGGCCTCCAGACCAGCAGGCCAGGGACAAAGGGCTGTCTGAGCAGTCTGCTTGGGCTTGTGTTCCTGGATGGGGACAGAACAGGGGAGGGGCTGTGGGCCTAGTGACTTATAGCTCTGAGTGAAGTGGGGGTGGAGATGGCAGGACTATGTTTCCTGCCCTTGGTCCTCAGGGGACCTCCTGATCAGGCTCAGGAGACTGCAGAGGACTGGAGATAGAGGGATTGGAGCTTAGGGACTGGTGCTTAGACCGGCAGGCCAGAGTCTGGGGCCCTCTGTAGTCCCTCCCATTCAGGAAGCCTGCCTTGCTCCACCCTATGTTTCCTCAAATACCTGTGTCCCCCAGCAGTGTCTGTTCTCTGCCCATTCATGCATTATGCAGAAGTGTGGGGAGGCCTCAGCTAAGGGCCTCAACAAGGGGCTGGGCAAGAACAGGGGCAGGAGTCGTTCACTACGTAACTGTGGCAAGACTGAATCAAGAGTCTTCGGTGCTGGGCAGCATGCCCTCCCCTggcaacccccacccccagcagcccCTGAGGGCTGTCTGGGTCCCAGGGAAATCATGTCCCAGTTTTATTAAGTGTCCCAGCTAAGTGACTAATTAGTGCTGGAAATGGGGCCATGTAATATCCTTGGATCCAGatccctccctgtctcctcacCAGCAGTGAGGATGCTGCTCCTCTGTCCGGAACGACAGGAGTCGTGGACAGTATGAGTAGTTGGAGCTCAGGGTAGGGCCACCTGGTTCTGGTTGTCCTAGTCTTGCCCACATGTCTTCAAGTGAGGTCAGAGCCTAATCTGTCTGATTCAGGAGGACCTGGGACCCAGCAGCTCTTAGACTTTGGTGTCAGGGTGCCTGAGTTCAAGTAGAGGCTCTTTGGGGTGGGATTCTAGTTCATATCCTCGCCACTGGAGCCAGCCTCAGCCTTGCTAAATAAGTCTTCATGGAGGGGAACCCAGCCAGGTGTTTAGCTTATAGAAGGGGAGGGCAGAGTTGCACAATTCCACATGTGATCCCTCAGACATGAGGGTTCTCTCGAGGAGCATAGCaagctgaggtcagcctgggtgaAACAGTAAGgccatatctttaaaaaagaaggaaagaaaagaagtgcTTCTGGGTCTGTTAGCTCAGTTCCTCCATGCTCCAAGAACTCTGGCTTTGGAAGACCTGTGCCAACTGATACTGAAGTTGTGTTCCATGTCTGAATGTAGTGGGGACGGAGGTACAGATTCCCATCACCAAGGTAGAGGTCTGGGGCCTGTCAGAACCACTGGGGTGATGGAGTCTGAAGCTGTGTGTGGGAGCTTCGAGGCTCCAGACAGGAGGGGCAGATGCAGAAGAGAAGAGGCCATGCCTACATGGTGGGAGGTTCTACCAGGACAGAAAGCTGAGGCTGTGGGGGTTTCAGAAATATCATATCCACAGGGATGAGCCTAGGTCACACCTTGGCCCTTCTGGCACtgacctgtcctttctcctgcagtACGTGGTCATCCCTACCCGACGAGCCACTGCTGTGGCCTTGCAGAGCTTCACCTCCCATCTGCTGGGGGATGCTGGAAGCCCCTACCTCATTGGCTTTGTGAGTAGCTGAGGGTGGGGTCTGCCTTGGGTGGGGCTCGGAAGATAGGCCAGTCCTGATACCTGTACCCCAATCCCCACAGATCTCGGACCTTATCCGCCAGAGCACCAAGGACTCCCCGCTCTGGGAGTTTCTGAGCCTGGGCTATGCCCTCATGCTGTGCCCTTTTGTTGTGGTCCTAGGTGGCATGTTCTTCCTTGCCActgctctcttcttcctcagCGACCGTGCCAAGGCTGAACAGCAGTGAGTAGGGTGAGGGTGGGTGTGCTGGGAAGCAGGGACTGTGACAGCTCTTTGAGACAAGGGTGGAGGAGACAGTGAGCTACTTTGTACCCTTATGGCTGGGTGACCTGCTGGAGGCCAGGACCAGCTCTATATTTGGCTGAGTCTTCTCATGCCCCCAGCAGCATCTTGTGAGCCCTACccactgtagcccaggttggcagATGCCAGGCCTTTCTTCGGTAGTTCTAGGAatgaccctccccccccccccccggagtgAATAGGGTTTTAGAGCTGGGAGccccatttccttctcctcttattttctgacttctttctcctcttttctctattcctttctttctcctctccctaccCCTGGGCTTTCCCACCTCCCCCTGGGGCTGACGAGGTCCCTGCCCAGCGCCTCCGGTCTACCGGCCCCAGTGATGCGATGTGCCAGAGCCGTGCCTGGGCCCAGTCCCCGCTGATGCGCCACCCTGACCCCCGCCCGTCTCTCCCTCAGGGTGAACCAGCTGGTGATGCCGCCTGCATCCGTGAAAGTCTGAGGTGGTGAGTGCAGGCCAGGAAGGCCCTGTGGGAGGACTGGCCACAAAGGAACAGGGAACAAAACACCTTCTGAACCCTCTCCTTCCTGAGCAGATTCCCCACTGCCCTGGGTCTGCCCTCTTCCTTCTGAGATGTTGACATGGAATCTGTAGATATGTGGGAGCTGGCTTCTTCCAGTAAATCAGTGCCCTCCCTTCCCTAGGAGGGCTGAGAGCATAGGtcaggcctggaacttgccagaaACTCCTGCTGCCCTCCTAAATCCTCCTAGATGTGTCAGGGTACAGCTCCCACCCTGACCTTCCCAGTGGCCTAGCCCTTGGAAGCTAAAGCTTCCTGTCAATGTAAAACACAGGTCATAGCCTCCAGTACCACAACAGTGGTGAAAGCTAAGGAAGCCAGCTTTGGAACAATTCCCAAAGCTCCACCTGATCCAACCCCTTCCCACAGGTGCAGCTGGGACAGCAATGATCTGCAGTTTAGATTGGGAGAGGTCCTCCAGCATCCTGGACCTGCAGGACTGTCCCAAAGCTACCCGTGTGACTCACAGCTAAGTACTCACCCTCTTTGGCCCAGGACTGAGTGGCCCTATCTTGAAGAAGCTGCATCCTCAGTTAACATGGAGGGCTGTGTGTGCTGGAGCCACTCAGTTGAACACAATTCAAGCCCTGGTTGGGGGCTGAAGGTCCAAGAGAGAAACCAGCCTGCACTGGGTATTTGGGGAAAGCCTGGCCCACCCTTAGCTCATATGATCTTGAGAGAGCCCCTATCCTCCCTAGATAGTGGGGCCAAGGAGCTGGAGCTTCCTTCATTGTGTGCCTTGCAAGGCACCCTCCATGGCTTTGAAGAAACAAGTCCTAGACTGTACACAGAAGACATGGCCCAAGTCTCAGGCCCTCAGTTCTGGTTCTGAGGTCCCCCACAAAGGCTCTGGTGTATGAGGACCATTTCCCCATCCTTAGGCTCTGACCTGGGGGGCCATCAAATTCAGCCTGACACATGGAGCTGGGTGCTCCCTGGCTGGGACAGTCACCCTGGAGAATAGATAACTGCCTCTGTGGTCTTCAGCTGGTTCTTTGCCCAGTTTTTCCCAGGTGGGACCATCCCTTATTAGAGGAAGCTGCAGCACTAGAGGTGAAGGCCCTACTCCCTCCCCCACAACTCCTACTGTACCCCAGAAGCCACCCCCACTTACAGGATGATCAGATTTGACTGCAGAAAGCTGTACCTAGCAGCTGTCCACATTGTTTCTTGGCCTAGGGTATGAACTGCTGGAGATTGCCCACCAGTGCCTGTAGGTATCATACCCCAACTGCCTGTGGGGCAGGAAGCCTTCACCTCAGCCTTTCATCACCTACACACAGACAACCCTTCATTCCCCTGCAGTCACCTTAGGACACTTATCCCCAGCTTCACTCCTTGCACGCCAAGGTGGCTCTGGTCCTGGGGTACCATTGTAACCTACAGGAAATGTCCAGAACCAGCTTGGACAATAGTTCTCGTGGCCATCCCCCACTTGCTGGCTGTGGCTTCAATGGTGTTAGTGGTACCCACCCCACCCAAGCTCTGGGGCACCCTGGGGGTTTGGATGTGGGTGGGCAGAGGGTGCTATCCCTTATGACCAGCCTGGCTCCCACCCTAACCCCAGCAGGGGCCCCAGCAATGTTTTCTTGTTGTACAAGAACCAGGTCCAAGTgttgcctcctcttccttccgGAAGCTGAACCGCTCCTTTATTTTTTAGAGCTGCTGATTGTGAATCTCAGAGTCTTAAGAGAGAAGCCAAATATATATTCCTCttgtaaatgaagaaataaacctATTTAAATGTTTTGGTGGCTCTCCATTGAAACAGCCTGGGGAGGGACAGAACTGAGTAACTAAGCCTGAAGCCAGGCCTGCAGTAGATGAACTTTGCCCCTGGAAGGTTGATAATCCACCCACTGCCCAAAGCCAGAGATTGGTGTCATACATATACCATggcaatatttattaaaatactggtGAAAAATAGAAGTCTCTTGGGCTGCTCAAGACAGGGGAAAACAGACCACACCACACTCAAGGTGTCTGCACCTTCTTCCGGGCCACTTTCCTTTTCTTGACCCCACTCTGGAACAGGCTGGGGCTCCTGTTAACCAGAGACAGCCTTGCCCTTTTTCGTGGCAGGGAAGACTGGGGCGTCTTTCTCAAGACCTCCTTTGTGGGAAGAGCCTTCTGGTAATGTTTTTTGCCTTCAGGCTCTATGGGGGACACAGGAGTGGTTCCATTCACCTGTGAcagcttctcttttttcttctgtagttTTGGGGTCTTAGCAGGGGTGCTGGGGTTTAGGGTGGGGTTGTTGGGAGCTGGACTCTTGGTGACAGGTGTCCCATTCACCTGGGATGGGGTGTtggccttccctctcttccttttctttttgcctgTGCTGGGGGGCTGGTCTGTACCACCAGCAGCGGGTGTGGCATCCGCCATCACTACATCCTGCCCTGATGCAGCATCCTTTTCTGGTGTGGCGTCCTTAGATTTAAGTTTCTTTCGTTTCTTGGTCTCAGGCAAGAATCCCTTTTTCTTCCGCTTCATGCTAATAGGGCTCTGGGAGTCGCTAGGAATATCCCTGGCATTCTTCTTTTCTGACTTGGGACGCCTGTAAGGAAGTAGTAAAACACAAAGTGAGAGAGTACAATACTGACGGCACTGAGGACATCTTCAGTCCCATTTCCAGGGTGTGGGTCCCTCTCCCAGAACATACTGGACTCCTAGCATCCTCATGGCCTGCCAGTAGAGGTCGTAGAGGCGGTTGGAACCAGAGGAGTGGTTCCCCTGCTTCAAGTTTTGCTGCAGCTTCTGCTGCTTGCTCTGCAGCATGCCCAAGAGAGAGGTGAGGTCCACAGACATCTTCTGCAGAGGAAAAGCAGGCTGGAGTAGTAGTGGTGACATGGCTTTTTGTCAGCTTTTG
The Microtus pennsylvanicus isolate mMicPen1 chromosome 11, mMicPen1.hap1, whole genome shotgun sequence genome window above contains:
- the Spns2 gene encoding sphingosine-1-phosphate transporter SPNS2 isoform X2, whose translation is MMCLECASAAAGGAEEEEADAERRRRRRGTQPGTGSSACCGTRGAGGAGVVSSDEEVQTLSGSVRRVPSGLPSIPSTPGCAAAAKGPGAPQPKPASLGRGRGAAAAILSLGNVLNYLDRYTVAGVLLDIQQHFGVKDRGAGLLQSVFICSFMVAAPIFGYLGDRFNRKVILSCGIFFWSAVTFSSSFIPQQHFWLLVLSRGLVGIGEASYSTIAPTIIGDLFTKNTRTLMLSVFYFAIPLGSGLGYITGSSVKQAAGDWHWALRVSPVLGMITGTLILILVPATKRGHADQLGGQLKARTSWLRDMKALIRNRSYVFSSLATSAVSFATGALGMWIPLYLHRAQVVQKTAEMCNSPPCGAKDSLIFGAITCFTGFLGVVTGAGATRWCRLRTQRADPLVCAVGMLGSAIFICLIFVAAKTSIVGAYICIFVGETLLFSNWAITADILMYVVIPTRRATAVALQSFTSHLLGDAGSPYLIGFISDLIRQSTKDSPLWEFLSLGYALMLCPFVVVLGGMFFLATALFFLSDRAKAEQQADEVPAQRLRSTGPSDAMCQSRAWAQSPLMRHPDPRPSLPQGEPAGDAACIRESLRWCSWDSNDLQFRLGEVLQHPGPAGLSQSYPCDSQLSTHPLWPRTEWPYLEEAASSVNMEGCVCWSHSVEHNSSPGWGLKVQERNQPALGIWGKPGPPLAHMILREPLSSLDSGAKELELPSLCALQGTLHGFEETSPRLYTEDMAQVSGPQFWF
- the Spns2 gene encoding sphingosine-1-phosphate transporter SPNS2 isoform X1, yielding MMCLECASAAAGGAEEEEADAERRRRRRGTQPGTGSSACCGTRGAGGAGVVSSDEEVQTLSGSVRRVPSGLPSIPSTPGCAAAAKGPGAPQPKPASLGRGRGAAAAILSLGNVLNYLDRYTVAGVLLDIQQHFGVKDRGAGLLQSVFICSFMVAAPIFGYLGDRFNRKVILSCGIFFWSAVTFSSSFIPQQHFWLLVLSRGLVGIGEASYSTIAPTIIGDLFTKNTRTLMLSVFYFAIPLGSGLGYITGSSVKQAAGDWHWALRVSPVLGMITGTLILILVPATKRGHADQLGGQLKARTSWLRDMKALIRNRSYVFSSLATSAVSFATGALGMWIPLYLHRAQVVQKTAEMCNSPPCGAKDSLIFGAITCFTGFLGVVTGAGATRWCRLRTQRADPLVCAVGMLGSAIFICLIFVAAKTSIVGAYICIFVGETLLFSNWAITADILMYVVIPTRRATAVALQSFTSHLLGDAGSPYLIGFISDLIRQSTKDSPLWEFLSLGYALMLCPFVVVLGGMFFLATALFFLSDRAKAEQQAFPPPPGADEVPAQRLRSTGPSDAMCQSRAWAQSPLMRHPDPRPSLPQGEPAGDAACIRESLRWCSWDSNDLQFRLGEVLQHPGPAGLSQSYPCDSQLSTHPLWPRTEWPYLEEAASSVNMEGCVCWSHSVEHNSSPGWGLKVQERNQPALGIWGKPGPPLAHMILREPLSSLDSGAKELELPSLCALQGTLHGFEETSPRLYTEDMAQVSGPQFWF
- the Spns2 gene encoding sphingosine-1-phosphate transporter SPNS2 isoform X3; amino-acid sequence: MMCLECASAAAGGAEEEEADAERRRRRRGTQPGTGSSACCGTRGAGGAGVVSSDEEVQTLSGSVRRVPSGLPSIPSTPGCAAAAKGPGAPQPKPASLGRGRGAAAAILSLGNVLNYLDRYTVAGVLLDIQQHFGVKDRGAGLLQSVFICSFMVAAPIFGYLGDRFNRKVILSCGIFFWSAVTFSSSFIPQQHFWLLVLSRGLVGIGEASYSTIAPTIIGDLFTKNTRTLMLSVFYFAIPLGSGLGYITGSSVKQAAGDWHWALRVSPVLGMITGTLILILVPATKRGHADQLGGQLKARTSWLRDMKALIRNRSYVFSSLATSAVSFATGALGMWIPLYLHRAQVVQKTAEMCNSPPCGAKDSLIFGAITCFTGFLGVVTGAGATRWCRLRTQRADPLVCAVGMLGSAIFICLIFVAAKTSIVGAYICIFVGETLLFSNWAITADILMYVVIPTRRATAVALQSFTSHLLGDAGSPYLIGFISDLIRQSTKDSPLWEFLSLGYALMLCPFVVVLGGMFFLATALFFLSDRAKAEQQVNQLVMPPASVKV